In Candidatus Paceibacterota bacterium, the DNA window AAAGCGTTTGGGGCGGGATCATCGATCACGTAGAGTTTCGGCATCGGTAGCCCTGCGGTTATCGAAAGATTTTCCACAGTAGTATAGAAAGTAAAAAATTCACTACGTGTTGCCTCTCTGGCACCAGTCATTGAAAGAACAATTTTGTCGGAGAACCAATAACTCGCGATGTTCATTCCGACACTTAAAGCAACTGCTACATAAAGAATGCTTGGGTTTCCAAAGTACAAACTTGCAAACCAACCAACTCCAATAACCACAACAAAAAACACAGTCATGATAAACCATGTCTTTAGTGTATTTTCTGTTTGATGTGTATATGGATTTTGCATGAAAACAGGAAATTAGCTGTTAGATTTATTAGCTAAGTAGAAAAGAAAGATAAAACTAAAACTTAACCTCAACTGGATTGCGAGCAGCGGAGTTGGCTTCGTCTAATTCAAAGAACTCTTGTTTTTCAAACTTAAAAATTCCAGCGATTACATTACCTGGGAATGATTCTATTCCTGTGTTTAAGTCGCGAACGTTTGTGTTGTAGAAACGACGAGCAGCTTGAATTTTATTTTCCGTGTCTGAAAGTTCTGCCTGAAGAGAGAGGAAATTCTGATTTGCCTTAAGATCTGGGTATGCTTCTGAAACAGCAAAAAGACTCTTAAGCGCGCCAGACAACATGTTTTCTGATGCGGTG includes these proteins:
- a CDS encoding LemA family protein; the protein is MTPTSIILAVVAVVVAWVIFAYNSFVSLVNRTKEAWSDIDVQLKRRYDLIPNLIETVKGYASHESGVFEKVTKARSQAMQAGTPAEHTASENMLSGALKSLFAVSEAYPDLKANQNFLSLQAELSDTENKIQAARRFYNTNVRDLNTGIESFPGNVIAGIFKFEKQEFFELDEANSAARNPVEVKF